In the Mycoplasma zalophi genome, one interval contains:
- a CDS encoding acyl carrier protein yields the protein MKNDIQQKVFETLQNYTKTKINLNSEIKELNIDSLDLVQIVVELESIFNISVSDEELLNISKVIDIIEIIKKY from the coding sequence ATGAAAAATGATATTCAACAAAAAGTGTTTGAAACACTACAAAATTACACAAAAACAAAAATAAATTTAAATTCAGAGATTAAAGAACTAAATATAGATTCGCTTGATTTAGTACAAATTGTTGTAGAATTAGAATCTATATTTAATATTTCTGTTTCTGATGAAGAATTGTTAAATATCTCTAAAGTGATTGATATTATTGAAATTATTAAAAAATATTAG
- a CDS encoding pseudouridine synthase, with protein sequence MNQETEKLQKFVSSSGLMSRRKAEEEITKGYFKINNKIANLGDRVSKTDKIYYKNKLVINNNSQIYIVLNKPKYVVSTLSDPQGRKTIKNFLKTSEYVYPVGRLDFDTTGILLITNDGELTNKLLHPRNNIPRVYIATLQKKLSGKELDFLNSNNVFIEGKRSLQKVVYLDELNYEVTLQEGRYHHVKNLFKEVGNLVINLHRKSFASIEDSNLRRGQSRELTAKEIESLKKYQAL encoded by the coding sequence ATGAACCAAGAAACAGAAAAATTACAAAAATTTGTTTCTTCTTCTGGACTAATGAGTAGAAGAAAAGCAGAAGAAGAAATAACAAAAGGTTACTTTAAAATTAATAATAAAATAGCAAATTTAGGTGATAGAGTATCAAAAACAGATAAAATCTATTATAAAAATAAACTTGTTATAAATAATAATTCGCAAATTTATATAGTTTTAAATAAACCTAAATATGTTGTATCGACTTTAAGTGATCCTCAAGGAAGAAAAACAATTAAAAACTTTTTAAAAACTTCTGAGTATGTTTATCCAGTAGGAAGATTAGATTTTGATACAACAGGTATTTTATTAATTACAAATGATGGGGAATTAACGAATAAATTACTTCATCCTCGAAATAATATACCAAGAGTATATATAGCAACATTGCAAAAAAAATTAAGCGGTAAAGAACTTGATTTTTTAAATTCTAATAATGTTTTTATTGAAGGTAAAAGATCTTTACAAAAAGTTGTATATTTAGATGAGTTAAATTATGAAGTTACTTTGCAAGAGGGAAGATACCATCACGTAAAAAATTTATTTAAAGAAGTTGGAAATCTTGTTATAAACCTTCATAGAAAATCATTTGCATCTATTGAAGATTCTAATTTGCGAAGAGGACAATCAAGAGAATTAACAGCTAAAGAAATTGAAAGTTTAAAAAAATACCAAGCATTATAG
- the lon gene encoding endopeptidase La has product MKHPIIGIKDKVLMVDDLLEITIGKIDSLKILDYAIKNNEKIVITTLKKHTPTTKTLENFYEYGVIAEIVEVKAQNKTNSNNKIVVFKGLKKVLLKNILPLNVSETEEDIIEDGNVEVEEVNEYVSNLDMLKEMLNKIADVFSKGAYSTNDYSSSRQIDINEIAKQLTSTVQTLDEAGAKSILLTIIQAQKLKTTEKYKVFQENDFVLKSEKLLEYILIQFKLQLIDNEIDSTLRGELEEQQKEFLLRERLRIIQKSLGDEETETNYEESVSNAELKQQFPEVVIKAIEKEKSKTKNMMPASPEANISKNYVDLLQVLPWRKVASENLDLVNAKKILDEHHYGLKDPKERILEFIAVLTHNKLQKSHKNDLIKLPDTDKFFIDKTLFVSKEGSLVNESTQPMPILTLIGPPGVGKTTLVRSIAKALERPYIKVSLGGVKDESEIRGHRRTYVGAMPGKIINAIKKAGVSNPVVLLDEIDKMSADYRGDPTSALLEVLDPEQNVNFQDHYLEIEYDLSKVLFIATANYFENIPEALVDRVEMIELSSYTSIEKLQIAKKHLIPKVLEFNSLTKNQFKITDDILNYIIKYYTRESGVRELSRILDKIARKIVVKLLSKEVEDEFNITLEEVTNFLGPIKFEDAENEKEDQIGSVNGLAWTSYGGSTLAIEVSTFAGKEGLKLTGSLKEVMQESAQIALNYVRSHAEEFDIDFDFENNTIHIHVPEGAVPKDGPSAGVTFTTAIISALSKKPVSPTVAMTGEITLRGKVLPIGGLKEKSLAASKFGIKTIFIPKNNEKNLVDVPEEVKRQIEFVPVSEYTQIYNRLFKK; this is encoded by the coding sequence ATGAAACATCCTATAATCGGTATCAAAGATAAAGTTTTAATGGTAGATGATTTATTAGAAATCACCATTGGAAAAATAGATAGTTTAAAAATATTAGATTATGCTATAAAAAATAATGAAAAAATTGTTATTACGACATTAAAAAAACACACACCAACAACAAAAACTTTAGAAAATTTTTATGAATATGGAGTTATTGCTGAAATAGTAGAAGTAAAAGCACAAAATAAAACGAATTCAAATAATAAAATTGTTGTTTTCAAAGGTTTAAAGAAAGTTTTATTAAAAAATATATTGCCTTTAAATGTTTCAGAAACTGAAGAAGATATAATCGAAGATGGAAATGTAGAAGTTGAAGAAGTTAATGAATATGTTTCTAATTTAGATATGCTTAAAGAAATGCTAAATAAAATTGCTGATGTATTTTCAAAAGGAGCATATTCAACAAATGATTATTCTTCATCAAGACAAATTGATATTAATGAAATCGCAAAGCAATTAACAAGCACAGTACAAACTTTAGACGAAGCAGGAGCTAAATCAATTTTATTAACAATAATCCAAGCGCAAAAATTAAAAACTACTGAAAAATACAAAGTATTTCAAGAAAATGATTTTGTTTTAAAATCCGAAAAACTTCTTGAATATATTTTGATTCAATTTAAATTACAATTAATTGATAATGAAATTGATAGCACATTAAGAGGTGAATTAGAAGAACAACAAAAAGAATTTCTATTGCGTGAAAGATTAAGAATTATTCAAAAATCATTAGGAGATGAAGAAACTGAAACAAATTATGAAGAATCAGTTTCTAATGCAGAACTAAAACAACAATTTCCAGAAGTAGTTATAAAAGCAATTGAAAAAGAAAAATCAAAAACAAAAAATATGATGCCTGCAAGTCCTGAAGCTAATATTTCAAAAAATTATGTTGATTTATTACAAGTTTTACCTTGAAGAAAAGTGGCTTCAGAAAACTTAGATTTAGTAAATGCAAAAAAAATTCTAGATGAACATCATTATGGTTTAAAAGACCCAAAAGAAAGAATTTTAGAATTTATTGCTGTTTTAACACACAATAAATTACAAAAATCTCATAAAAATGATTTAATTAAATTACCTGATACTGATAAATTTTTTATTGATAAAACACTATTTGTAAGTAAGGAAGGAAGTTTAGTTAATGAATCAACTCAACCTATGCCAATTTTAACATTAATAGGGCCTCCAGGTGTTGGAAAAACAACATTAGTTCGTTCAATAGCTAAAGCGCTTGAAAGACCTTATATTAAGGTATCTTTAGGTGGAGTTAAAGATGAAAGTGAAATTAGAGGACATCGTCGTACCTATGTAGGTGCTATGCCTGGAAAAATTATTAATGCTATTAAAAAAGCAGGTGTTTCAAATCCGGTTGTTCTATTAGATGAAATAGATAAAATGTCAGCTGATTATCGTGGTGATCCTACTTCTGCTTTATTAGAAGTTTTAGATCCCGAACAAAACGTTAATTTCCAAGATCATTATTTAGAAATAGAATATGACTTATCAAAAGTATTATTTATAGCAACTGCAAACTATTTTGAAAATATCCCTGAAGCCCTTGTTGATAGGGTTGAAATGATTGAATTAAGTTCATATACTTCAATTGAAAAATTACAAATTGCAAAAAAACACTTAATCCCTAAAGTATTAGAATTTAATTCACTAACCAAAAATCAATTTAAAATTACAGATGATATTTTAAATTACATTATAAAATATTACACACGTGAATCAGGAGTTCGTGAATTAAGTAGAATTTTAGATAAAATCGCAAGAAAAATAGTTGTTAAACTATTAAGTAAAGAAGTTGAAGATGAATTTAATATTACCCTAGAGGAAGTAACTAATTTCCTAGGACCTATAAAATTTGAAGATGCAGAAAATGAAAAAGAAGATCAAATAGGTTCAGTAAATGGATTAGCTTGAACAAGTTATGGTGGTTCTACACTTGCAATTGAAGTAAGTACTTTCGCAGGAAAAGAAGGATTAAAATTAACAGGTTCTTTAAAAGAAGTTATGCAAGAATCAGCACAAATTGCCTTAAATTATGTAAGATCTCATGCAGAGGAATTTGATATTGATTTTGATTTTGAAAATAATACAATTCATATTCACGTTCCAGAAGGAGCAGTTCCAAAAGATGGTCCAAGTGCTGGAGTAACATTTACAACAGCAATAATTAGTGCTCTTTCTAAAAAACCAGTTTCACCAACTGTTGCAATGACAGGAGAAATTACTTTAAGAGGTAAAGTTCTACCAATCGGTGGTTTAAAAGAAAAATCACTAGCAGCTTCTAAGTTTGGAATAAAAACAATATTTATTCCTAAAAACAATGAAAAGAATTTAGTAGATGTTCCTGAAGAAGTTAAAAGACAAATTGAATTTGTACCAGTTTCAGAATATACACAAATCTATAATCGTTTATTTAAAAAATAA
- the upp gene encoding uracil phosphoribosyltransferase, protein MVEIFNHPLIKTKLTTMRNKDTSHDVFRKNLNEIASLMVFEVLRDYKPRQATIKTPIGEETTGYFLDKEIVIVPILRAGLGMVQGILDLVPQARVGHIGIYRDEKTFEAIDYFYKVPNVSKDSYVLVVDPMLATGVSAYDAINRLKQEGFTNIKLVCLVGVDKGVERIQQAFPDVDIYLATKDDYLNENNYIVPGLGDAGDRLFGTK, encoded by the coding sequence ATGGTAGAAATATTTAATCACCCACTTATAAAAACAAAATTAACAACAATGAGAAATAAAGATACTTCTCACGATGTATTTAGAAAAAATTTAAATGAAATAGCATCATTAATGGTTTTTGAGGTTTTAAGAGATTATAAACCTCGACAAGCAACAATAAAAACACCAATAGGTGAAGAAACAACAGGATATTTTTTAGATAAAGAAATTGTTATTGTCCCTATTTTAAGAGCAGGTCTAGGTATGGTTCAGGGAATTTTAGATTTAGTTCCCCAGGCAAGAGTTGGACATATAGGAATTTACCGTGATGAAAAAACTTTTGAAGCAATTGATTACTTTTATAAAGTTCCAAATGTTTCAAAAGATTCATACGTTTTAGTAGTTGATCCTATGTTGGCAACAGGCGTTAGTGCATACGATGCTATAAACAGGTTAAAACAAGAAGGATTTACTAATATAAAATTAGTGTGTTTAGTAGGTGTGGATAAGGGAGTTGAAAGAATTCAACAAGCTTTTCCAGATGTTGATATTTATTTAGCAACAAAGGATGATTATTTAAATGAAAATAATTACATTGTCCCAGGATTAGGTGATGCTGGTGATAGATTATTTGGTACAAAATAA
- the deoC gene encoding deoxyribose-phosphate aldolase — protein sequence MEYNRMVDHTLLKPEATQKEIDKLIDEAKKYNFWSICINPSWIKYAFEKLKDSNTLICTVVGFPLGAMSTQAKVFETKLALNHGAKEIDMVINIGRFKDGQYDYVLNEIKAIKEACGNNVLKVIVETALLTNWEIEKATEIVLQSGADFIKTSTGFSYRGANFEDIQIMKKIAQDKLLIKAAGGIKSYEDMQKMAELGANRFGMSKSVAIFEEKRN from the coding sequence ATGGAATATAACAGAATGGTAGATCATACTTTATTAAAACCAGAAGCAACACAAAAAGAGATTGACAAATTAATAGATGAAGCTAAAAAATATAATTTTTGAAGCATTTGTATAAATCCAAGTTGAATTAAATATGCATTTGAAAAATTAAAAGATTCAAATACACTAATTTGTACAGTAGTTGGATTTCCATTAGGGGCTATGAGTACACAAGCAAAAGTTTTTGAAACAAAACTAGCTTTGAATCATGGAGCAAAAGAAATTGATATGGTAATTAACATTGGTCGTTTTAAAGATGGTCAATATGATTATGTTTTAAATGAAATTAAAGCAATTAAAGAAGCGTGTGGAAATAATGTCTTAAAAGTTATTGTTGAAACTGCATTATTAACAAATTGAGAGATTGAAAAAGCTACAGAAATAGTATTACAATCAGGTGCTGATTTCATTAAAACATCAACAGGTTTTAGTTATCGTGGTGCCAACTTTGAAGATATCCAGATCATGAAAAAAATTGCCCAAGACAAGCTTTTAATAAAAGCTGCCGGAGGAATTAAATCATACGAAGATATGCAAAAAATGGCAGAACTTGGCGCAAATAGATTTGGAATGAGTAAATCAGTTGCAATTTTTGAAGAAAAGAGAAACTAA
- a CDS encoding thymidine phosphorylase produces the protein MRMIDLIDLKANGKELNQEQINFIITNYVNKNIPDYQMASLLMAIRLKSMTDKEISYLTEAMMNSGKVLNWDFLNTIVVDKHSTGGVGDKTSIVLAPLLASLGLTMAKMSGRGLGHTGGTIDKLETISGFKISLTDEEFKQTVKEHGLALVGQDKELVPADKLIYALRDVTATVQSIPLIASSIMSKKLATGSNVILLDVKCGSGAFMKNIEEATELANQMVNIGKNLGRKVLVEITNMQQPLGRAIGNKNEILEAVDTLKGNGPEQFKELIYSSATSLLLETNKAKTLAEAKKLIDEVIENGKAFEKFKDWIKSQGGNIDEIFDKNWYAPKYKKEIIAHKSGYLEILSSLEFGIAAMKLGAGRKTKEDKIDNEAGIYLNKLTNEKVIDGEVLFTLYSSNPIPQDIIDDLKDFWQINDNQIESPIILKKIQ, from the coding sequence ATGAGAATGATAGATTTAATTGATTTAAAAGCTAACGGAAAAGAATTAAATCAAGAACAAATAAATTTTATTATTACAAATTATGTAAATAAAAATATTCCTGATTATCAAATGGCTAGTTTATTAATGGCCATTAGACTAAAATCAATGACTGATAAAGAAATTTCTTATTTAACAGAAGCTATGATGAATAGTGGGAAAGTTCTAAATTGAGATTTTTTAAATACCATAGTAGTTGATAAGCATTCAACTGGTGGTGTTGGAGATAAAACTAGTATAGTTTTAGCTCCGTTACTCGCTTCTTTAGGTTTAACAATGGCAAAAATGTCAGGACGTGGATTAGGTCACACCGGTGGTACTATTGATAAATTAGAAACAATTAGTGGTTTTAAAATTTCATTAACAGATGAAGAATTTAAACAAACAGTTAAAGAACATGGTTTAGCTTTAGTAGGACAAGATAAAGAATTAGTACCTGCTGATAAATTAATTTATGCATTAAGAGATGTAACTGCAACAGTTCAATCAATCCCTTTAATAGCTTCAAGTATTATGTCTAAAAAACTTGCAACTGGTTCTAATGTGATTTTATTAGATGTTAAATGTGGTTCAGGTGCTTTTATGAAAAATATAGAAGAAGCTACTGAACTAGCAAACCAAATGGTTAATATTGGAAAAAACCTAGGTAGAAAAGTTTTAGTTGAAATTACAAATATGCAACAACCACTAGGAAGAGCTATTGGTAATAAAAATGAAATTTTAGAAGCTGTTGATACTTTAAAAGGAAATGGACCTGAGCAATTTAAGGAATTAATTTATTCATCTGCAACAAGTTTATTATTAGAAACAAATAAAGCAAAAACTTTAGCAGAAGCAAAAAAATTAATTGATGAAGTTATTGAAAATGGTAAAGCTTTTGAAAAATTCAAAGATTGAATTAAATCACAAGGTGGAAATATTGATGAAATCTTTGATAAAAATTGATACGCACCAAAATACAAAAAAGAAATTATTGCTCATAAATCAGGTTATTTAGAAATTTTAAGTTCACTTGAATTTGGAATCGCTGCTATGAAATTAGGTGCAGGAAGAAAAACCAAAGAAGATAAAATTGATAATGAAGCTGGAATTTATTTAAATAAACTAACAAATGAAAAAGTTATTGATGGAGAAGTTTTATTCACTTTATATTCATCAAATCCGATTCCGCAAGATATAATTGATGACTTAAAAGATTTTTGACAAATAAATGACAATCAAATTGAAAGTCCAATTATACTTAAAAAAATTCAGTAG